The proteins below come from a single Papaver somniferum cultivar HN1 chromosome 11, ASM357369v1, whole genome shotgun sequence genomic window:
- the LOC113324414 gene encoding uncharacterized protein LOC113324414 encodes MAYATLHIKKDVVGLITFIYRWSPSTHTAICRWGEMTITLESVAVLLNLPIAGSFHYKLSTEENSTLDAILHKAEEYDQPKKDEKCFYTWWVSQWFPTKPRPGQTLDGKLSVVASLSLWLSRDIFDDAYVKKTIRHNLFMFDINLAKGVVLPLGSLFLGSLYSYLDALAADIHTSNGYKKVESHIHIALLKACLWEHFKGYAPIPATSFSSLYGGSRILRWQNRRQKPGVRLVDFLDNVYAIDFRPWGPVHFFVVQPKTFTTTSDTVLHTDGKDMSSEEIIFLRSCIPGYVPSYFDEFLNVVPYNIDRAASQMGFDQGIPFDRPPMPSKELVSSVLDASLLATKQSLPFPPLGRKPSTTDMYRSFWREKLLAFQKFSEEIVTVPRGEPTLAILEKHKRLKPLPGKRTRDGDSGDYSTQDEGARRSKRQENRPVVFNSSHMQGTMKENALTRFARSRNAALEKSGETESLEGDDKDDVNSVGDEGSVSQSGKESDRFSELVDETVEEINLQGEANNAGNAGEATSMIVVALPSKDPPVTDKALAAHSAAGHTSACGERKYSRFIGAAPLN; translated from the exons ATGGCGTATGCAACGCTTCACATCAAGAAAGACGTTGtaggtttgattactttcatttATCGATGGAGTCCTTCCACAcacacggctatatgtagatggggagaaatgaCTATTACTCTGGAAAGCGTAGCCGTGTTGCTGAATCTCCCCATTGCGGGAAGTTTCCACTATAAACTATCCACCGAAGAAAATTCCACCCTCGATGCTATACTTCATAAGGCAGAAGAGTATGATCAACCGAAAAAGGACGagaaatgcttttacacttggtgggtgtctcaatggtttcctacAAAACCAAGGCCGGGCCAGACACTGGATGGTAAACTCAGCGTGGTCGCATCTCTGTCTTTGTGGCTGTCTAGGGACATCTTTGATGACGCCTATGTGAAGAAGACCATAAGACACAATCTTTTCATGTTTGACATAAATTTAGCGAAAGGAGTGGTTCTCCCCTTAGGCAGTTTATTCCTTGGATCGTTGTACTCTTATCTAGATGCTTTGGCAGCAGACATCCACACCTCCAACGGGTACAAGAAAGTGGAGTCGCATATTCACATAGCTTTACTTAAAGCATGCTTATGGGAGCATTTCAAAGGTTATGCTCCCATCCCTGCAACTTCGTTTTCTAgcttgtatggtggttcgagaatactccgtTGGCAAAACAGACGACAAAAACCTGGGGTAAGGCTCGTCGATTTCCTCGATAACGTGTACGCCATAGATTTCCGTCCATGGGGACCGGTTCATTTTTTTGTGGTTCAACCAAAGACCTTCACCACTACTTCCGACACTGTGTTGCACACTGATGGAAAGGATATGAGCTCTGAAGAGATTATATTTCTGCGAAGCTGCATTCCAGGATATGTTCCGTCTTATTTTGATGAATTCCTCAATGTagttccttataatattgacagagccgCCAGTCAGATGGGATTTGACCAAGGCATCCCGTTTGATCGCCCGCCAATGCCTTCAAAGGAGCTTGTGTCGTCTGTTCTTGATGCTAGCCTACTTGCAACGAAGCAGAGCCTTCCATTCCCGCCTCTTGGAAGAAAACCATCCACGACTGATATGTATAGAAGTTTTTGGCGAGAAAAGCTTCTAGCTTTTCAAAAATTCTCGGAAGAGATCGTGACAGTTCCTCGTGGTGAGCCCACCCTCGCAATTTTGGAGAAGCATAAACGATTGAAACCACTTCCGGGCAAGCGAACCAGGGATGGAGATTCTGGTGACTACAGTACCCAAGATGAAGGAGCAAGGAGGTCTAAGAGGCAGGAAAATCGACCGGTGGTTTTCAATTCTTCCCACATGCAG GGCACCATGAAGGAAAATGCTTTGACGAGGTTTGCACGTAGTCGTAATGCGGCTTTAGAGAAATCCGGTGAGACCGAATCTCTCGAAGGCGATGACAAGGATGATGTAAACTCGGTCGGCGACGAAGGAAGCGTCTCCCAGAGTGGCAAGGAGTCTGATCGTTTCAGTGAGCTTGTGGATGAGACCGTGGAAGAAATCAACCTTCAGGGTGAGGCAAACAACGCGGGGAATGCTGGAGAGGCTACATCTATGATCGTAGTGGCGCTTCCTTCTAAAGATCCCCCTGTGACCGACAAAGCGTTGGCTGCGCACTCTGCTGCTGGG
- the LOC113323153 gene encoding cell division control protein 6 homolog B-like: MPSLIDNGSSALLMENEIKDKRSNPKKKSKDEITFNKRQLRSETLKTDVIANEMELSSPKKWKSPRRCINDSPNTITKEICKTFESKTVISSRKNLCEKFMEKPKWDLNDCEQMNAVKEVLHLSTAPSAIVCREEEQMRVLDFCKACVEEEKAGSLYVCGCPGTGKTLSMEKVKQLLVGWVEEGGFQLPDVLTLNCTTLTNTREIFSKILQIYQPHKKMGGALSPLQQLQKLFSMKKQSSDKKMMLIIADELDYLITKDRVVLHDLFTLTTLPFSRCILIGIANAIDLADRFLPKLQSLNCKPILVTFRAYSKDQMLKILQQRVMDLPYDVFQPQALELCARKVAAASGDMRKALCVCRSAIEMLEAELKDTSTKFLEENSSLKQSITPTEKLLKEQEISIVKVDHMAVALSRTFKSGTVDTIQSLPQHQQMILCSVVKLFRGGKKDTTVGEMNRYYTDICKSALVPPTGSSDFTDMCKVLCDQGLIKLGQSRKDKLKRVTLKVDEADITFALQGIRFFRNCLQ; encoded by the exons ATGCCGAGTCTAATTGATAATGGTTCATCTGCGCTGTTAATGGAAAATGAAATTAAAGATAAGAGATCTAAtcctaagaagaaatcaaaagatGAAATTACATTTAATAAAAGGCAATTGAGATCTGAAACGCTGAAAACAGATGTAATAGCAAATGAAATGGAGCTATCCTCACCAAAGAAATGGAAATCTCCTCGTAGATGCATCAATGATAGTCCAAATACCATTACAAAA GAAATTTGCAAAACTTTTGAGTCTAAGACTGTGATATCATCCAGGAAAAACCTATGTGAAAAATTTATGGAGAAACCTAAATGGGATCTGAATG ATTGCGAgcagatgaacgccgtgaaagaAGTTTTGCATTTATCAACTGCACCATCTGCTATAGTGTGTCGAGAGGAGGAGCAGATGCGTGTGTTGGATTTTTGCAAGGCCTGTGTAGAGGAGGAGAAAGCAGGGAGTCTATATGTATGTGGGTGCCCGGGTACAGGAAAGACCCTGTCCATGGAGAAAGTGAAACAGCTCCTAGTTGGATGGGTGGAAGAG GGTGGTTTTCAGTTACCGGATGTACTAACGCTGAATTGTACTACTCTTACGAATACTCGCGAAATTTTCAGCAAG ATACTTCAGATATACCAACCTCACAAGAAGATGGGTGGTGCTTTATCACCACTTCAACAACTTCAGAAGTTATTTTCCATGAAGAAGCAATCGTCTGATAAAAAGATGAT GCTGATAATTGCTGATGAATTGGACTATTTGATTACTAAAGACCGTGTCGTGCTTCACGATCTCTTCACGCTCACAACTTTACCATTCTCCAGATGTATACTAATAG GGATAGCAAACGCGATAGACCTAGCTGATCGGTTTCTACCAAAACTTCAATCACTGAATT GTAAGCCTATCCTTGTAACTTTTCGAGCTTACTCAAAAGATCAGATGCTCAAGATTCTTCAACAACGGGTTATG GATCTTCCATATGATGTCTTTCAACCTCAAGCATTGGAGCTTTGTGCCAGG AAAGTGGCAGCAGCATCTGGGGATATGAGGAAAGCTCTCTGTGTTTGCAG aagTGCAATTGAGATGCTAGAAGCAGAACTAAAAGATACAAGCACCAAATTTCTTGAAGAAAATTCATCACTTAAGCAATCAATTACTCCCACAGAAAAGTTGTTGAAGGAGCAGGAGATTAGTATA GTTAAGGTTGATCACATGGCCGTGGCTTTGTCTAGGACATTCAAGTCAGGAACGGTGGACACTATACAGTCTCTTCCACAACATCAACAG ATGATACTTTGCTCTGTGGTGAAACTCTTTCGTGGAGGAAAGAAGGACACAACTGTAGGAGAG ATGAATAGATATTACACAGACATATGCAAGTCAGCGCTGGTTCCCCCAACTGGCTCCTCGGATTTTACGGACATGTGTAAAGTGCTTTGTGATCAG GGTCTTATTAAGCTTGGCCAATCTCGAAAAGATAAATTAAAGAGAGTAACACTAAAAGTTGATGAAGCAGACATTACCTTTGCCTTGCAG GGAATTCGGTTCTTTCGGAATTGCCTTCAGTGA